A portion of the Streptomyces erythrochromogenes genome contains these proteins:
- the gcl gene encoding glyoxylate carboligase has protein sequence MPRMTAAAAAVEILKLEGVEQAFGVPGAAINPFYRELKNVGGINHTLARHVEGASHMAEGYTRAKAGNIGVCIGTSGPAGTDMITGLYSAIADSIPILCITGQAPVSKLHKEDFQAVDIASIAKPVTKAATTVLEAAQVPGVFQQAFHLMRSGRPGPVLIDLPIDVQLTEIEFDPATYQPLPVYKPQASRAQAEKALSFLLESERPLIVAGGGIINADASDLLVEFAELTNIPVISTLMGWGVIPDDHELAAGMVGVQTSHRYGNATFLESDVVLGIGNRWANRHTGYNLDAYLGDRKFVHVDIEPTQIGKIFAPDFGIASDAKAALELFIEVAKELKAEGKLPDFSAWAASAQERKATLQRRTHFDNIPMKPQRVYEEMNKAFGPETRYVTTIGLSQIAGAQMLHVYKPRHWINCGQAGPLGWTIPAAIGAATADPETPIVALSGDYDFQFMIEELAVAAQHKVPYVHVLVNNAYLGLIRQAQGGLGINFEVNLEFENINTPELGVYGVDHVKVAEGLGVKAIRVTDPNELGAAFEQAKKLAQEFQVPVVVEAILERVTNISMSKTVDMSDVTEFEELATEPGHAPTAIKALKV, from the coding sequence ATGCCTCGTATGACAGCCGCCGCTGCTGCAGTTGAGATCCTCAAGCTCGAGGGTGTCGAACAAGCGTTCGGTGTCCCCGGTGCTGCGATCAACCCCTTCTACCGCGAGCTCAAGAACGTGGGCGGCATCAACCACACGCTCGCCCGCCACGTCGAGGGCGCCTCGCACATGGCGGAGGGGTACACGCGCGCCAAGGCGGGCAACATCGGCGTCTGCATCGGTACCTCGGGCCCGGCCGGCACCGACATGATCACCGGCCTGTACTCCGCCATCGCGGACTCCATCCCGATCCTGTGCATCACCGGTCAGGCTCCGGTCTCGAAGCTCCACAAGGAGGACTTCCAGGCCGTCGACATCGCCTCGATCGCCAAGCCGGTCACCAAGGCCGCCACGACGGTCCTGGAGGCCGCGCAGGTCCCCGGCGTCTTCCAGCAGGCGTTCCACCTCATGCGTTCCGGCCGTCCCGGCCCGGTCCTCATCGACCTGCCGATCGACGTCCAGCTGACCGAGATCGAGTTCGACCCGGCCACCTACCAGCCGCTGCCGGTCTACAAGCCGCAGGCCAGCCGCGCCCAGGCCGAGAAGGCCCTGAGCTTCCTGCTGGAGTCCGAGCGCCCGCTGATCGTCGCCGGCGGCGGCATCATCAACGCCGACGCCTCCGACCTGCTGGTCGAGTTCGCCGAGCTGACCAACATCCCGGTCATCTCCACCCTCATGGGCTGGGGCGTCATCCCGGACGACCACGAGCTGGCGGCCGGCATGGTCGGCGTCCAGACCTCGCACCGCTACGGCAACGCGACCTTCCTGGAGTCGGACGTCGTCCTCGGTATCGGCAACCGCTGGGCCAACCGCCACACCGGTTACAACCTGGACGCGTACCTCGGCGACCGCAAGTTCGTCCACGTCGACATCGAGCCCACCCAGATCGGCAAGATCTTCGCTCCGGACTTCGGCATCGCCTCCGACGCCAAGGCCGCGCTGGAGCTCTTCATCGAGGTCGCCAAGGAGCTCAAGGCAGAGGGCAAGCTGCCGGACTTCTCCGCCTGGGCCGCCTCCGCCCAGGAGCGCAAGGCCACCCTGCAGCGCCGCACGCACTTCGACAACATCCCCATGAAGCCGCAGCGCGTCTACGAGGAGATGAACAAGGCGTTCGGTCCCGAGACCCGCTACGTCACCACCATCGGCCTCTCCCAGATCGCCGGCGCGCAGATGCTGCACGTCTACAAGCCGCGCCACTGGATCAACTGCGGCCAGGCCGGCCCGCTCGGCTGGACCATCCCGGCCGCCATCGGTGCCGCCACCGCGGACCCGGAGACCCCGATCGTCGCGCTCTCGGGCGACTACGACTTCCAGTTCATGATCGAGGAGCTGGCGGTCGCCGCCCAGCACAAGGTCCCCTACGTCCACGTCCTCGTGAACAACGCCTACCTGGGCCTGATCCGTCAGGCGCAGGGCGGTCTCGGCATCAACTTCGAGGTCAACCTCGAATTCGAGAACATCAACACCCCGGAGCTCGGCGTCTACGGCGTCGACCACGTCAAGGTCGCCGAGGGCCTGGGCGTCAAGGCCATCCGCGTCACCGACCCGAACGAGTTGGGCGCCGCCTTCGAGCAGGCCAAGAAGCTGGCCCAGGAGTTCCAGGTCCCGGTCGTCGTCGAGGCCATCCTGGAGCGCGTCACCAACATCTCGATGAGCAAGACCGTCGACATGAGCGACGTCACCGAGTTCGAGGAGCTCGCAACCGAGCCCGGTCACGCCCCGACCGCGATCAAGGCCCTGAAGGTCTGA
- a CDS encoding glutathione peroxidase, whose product MSLYDIPLTTLSDEPTSLAAHKGKAILLVNTASQCGLTPQYSGLARLQFAYEEKGFTVIGVPCNQFGGQEPGNAEDIQTFCAAGFGVTFPMLEKSEVNGENRHPLYQELVKTPDADGEAGDIQWNFEKFLISPAGEVVARFRPRTEPEAPEVIAAIEAHLPA is encoded by the coding sequence GTGAGCCTGTACGACATCCCGCTGACCACCCTGTCCGACGAGCCCACCAGCCTGGCCGCGCACAAGGGCAAGGCGATCCTCCTGGTGAACACCGCGTCGCAGTGCGGTCTCACCCCGCAGTACTCGGGACTGGCCCGCCTGCAGTTCGCGTACGAGGAGAAGGGCTTCACGGTCATCGGCGTGCCCTGCAACCAGTTCGGCGGGCAGGAGCCCGGCAACGCCGAGGACATCCAGACGTTCTGCGCGGCCGGCTTCGGCGTCACCTTCCCGATGCTGGAGAAGTCCGAGGTCAACGGCGAGAACCGGCACCCCCTCTACCAGGAGCTGGTGAAGACCCCCGACGCGGACGGCGAGGCGGGGGACATCCAGTGGAACTTCGAGAAGTTCCTGATCTCCCCCGCCGGTGAGGTCGTGGCGCGCTTCCGCCCGCGTACCGAGCCGGAGGCCCCCGAGGTCATCGCCGCGATCGAGGCGCACCTGCCCGCGTAG
- a CDS encoding AMP-binding protein, which yields MTTESARNSAVAQFLAARDFLLERRGDYEAAHTGFTWPRPHRFNWALDWFDHMAAGNDADALRIVEEDGSSEVLSFAQLSARSDATANWLRARGVAPGDRILVMLGNQRELWEVMLGAMKLRAVVIPATPLLGPADLRDRVERGHVRHVVARAEDTAKFDEVPGGYTRIAAGGEEQVPAGWLRLADAAAGAAADAPDAEGGFTPDGETLATDPLMLYFTSGTTDRPKLVEHTHASYPIGHLSTMYWLGLRPGDVHLNIASPGWAKHAWSNLFAPWNAGATVFVHNYARFDAERLMAEMDRHGVTTFCAPPTVWRMLIQSDLTRLARPPREAVAAGEPLNPEVIEKVREAWGVTIRDGFGQTETTLQVGNFPGVPVKPGSMGRPAPGYEIVLLDPVTGKESPDEGELCVDLRVRPAGVMTGYRDDPARTAEAMADGLYRTGDIAARDADGYLTYVGRSDDVFKASDYKISPFELESALLEHEAVAEAAVVPAPDELRLAVPKAYVTLAGGWEPGPETARVLFEHSRAVLSPYKRIRCIEFGELPKTVSGKIRRVELRELTEAGSAAEYREADLG from the coding sequence ATGACGACCGAAAGTGCCCGGAACAGCGCCGTTGCCCAGTTCCTCGCCGCGCGGGACTTCCTGCTGGAGCGGCGCGGCGACTACGAAGCCGCCCACACCGGATTCACCTGGCCCCGCCCCCACCGCTTCAACTGGGCCCTCGACTGGTTCGACCACATGGCCGCCGGCAACGACGCCGACGCCCTGCGCATCGTCGAGGAGGACGGCTCCAGCGAGGTCCTCTCCTTCGCACAGCTCTCCGCACGGTCCGACGCGACCGCCAACTGGCTGCGCGCCCGGGGCGTCGCGCCCGGCGACCGGATCCTCGTCATGCTCGGCAACCAGCGCGAGCTGTGGGAGGTGATGCTCGGCGCGATGAAACTGCGCGCCGTCGTCATCCCCGCCACCCCCCTCCTCGGCCCGGCCGACCTGCGCGACCGGGTCGAGCGGGGCCACGTGCGGCACGTCGTGGCCCGCGCCGAGGACACGGCCAAGTTCGACGAGGTCCCGGGCGGCTACACCCGGATCGCCGCCGGCGGCGAGGAGCAGGTCCCCGCCGGCTGGCTGCGGCTCGCCGATGCCGCCGCCGGCGCCGCCGCCGACGCACCGGACGCCGAGGGCGGCTTCACCCCCGACGGGGAGACCCTCGCCACCGACCCCCTGATGCTCTACTTCACCTCCGGTACCACCGACCGCCCCAAGCTCGTCGAGCACACCCACGCCTCGTACCCCATCGGGCACCTCTCCACCATGTACTGGCTCGGACTGCGCCCCGGCGACGTGCACCTCAACATCGCCTCGCCCGGCTGGGCCAAGCACGCCTGGTCCAACCTCTTCGCCCCCTGGAACGCCGGCGCGACCGTCTTCGTCCACAACTACGCCCGCTTCGACGCCGAACGCCTGATGGCCGAGATGGACCGGCACGGCGTGACCACCTTCTGCGCCCCGCCCACCGTGTGGCGGATGCTGATCCAGTCCGACCTCACCCGGCTGGCCAGGCCCCCGCGCGAGGCCGTCGCCGCCGGCGAGCCGCTCAACCCCGAGGTCATCGAGAAGGTCCGTGAGGCCTGGGGCGTCACCATCCGCGACGGCTTCGGCCAGACCGAGACCACCCTCCAGGTCGGCAACTTCCCCGGGGTCCCCGTCAAGCCCGGCTCCATGGGCCGTCCGGCGCCCGGCTACGAGATCGTCCTGCTGGACCCGGTCACCGGCAAGGAGTCCCCGGACGAGGGCGAGCTGTGCGTGGACCTGCGCGTACGGCCCGCCGGGGTGATGACCGGCTACCGGGACGACCCGGCGCGCACCGCCGAGGCGATGGCGGACGGGCTCTACCGGACCGGCGACATCGCCGCCCGCGACGCCGACGGGTACCTCACCTACGTCGGGCGCTCCGACGACGTCTTCAAGGCCTCCGACTACAAGATCAGCCCGTTCGAGCTGGAGAGCGCCCTGCTGGAGCACGAGGCCGTCGCCGAGGCCGCCGTCGTCCCCGCCCCGGACGAGTTGCGGCTGGCGGTCCCGAAGGCGTACGTCACCCTCGCGGGCGGGTGGGAGCCCGGGCCGGAGACCGCCCGGGTGCTGTTCGAGCACTCCCGCGCCGTGCTGTCCCCGTACAAGAGGATCCGGTGCATCGAGTTCGGCGAACTGCCGAAGACCGTGTCCGGCAAGATCCGGCGGGTGGAGCTGCGCGAGCTCACGGAGGCCGGCTCGGCGGCGGAGTACCGCGAGGCCGACCTGGGCTGA
- a CDS encoding winged helix DNA-binding domain-containing protein produces MASRTTHPVLDTRALNRATLARQLLLSRAEMSARDAVAHLLGLQAQNVKPPYFQLHARLAGFDPAELAGLMESREVVRMVTMRSTIHTHTAHDALTLRPLVQPARDREVDYFRKGLVGVDLDRLADRARALVDSAPRTMAEIREDLLEEWPDADPQSLSVAARCRLPLVQVTPRGVWGRSGQVRLTTVENWLGEPAGAAQPVDDVVLRYLAAFGPASVKDMQTWAGLTRLREAFERLRPGLLAFRDENGVELFDLPDAPRPDAATPAPPRFLPEFDNLLLSHADRTRVVAPEVKGRSWTGNQAHCTLLVDGFLAGLWKLEGAVLTVELFDRVSKAAEEEIVAEGEKLIAEMGGPLDGSEGPAPSVRFAPIRP; encoded by the coding sequence ATGGCTTCCAGGACGACACATCCCGTACTCGACACCCGTGCGCTGAACCGTGCCACGCTCGCCCGCCAACTGCTGCTGAGCCGCGCCGAGATGTCCGCGCGGGACGCCGTCGCCCACCTCCTCGGGCTGCAGGCGCAGAACGTCAAGCCGCCCTACTTCCAGCTGCACGCCCGGCTCGCCGGTTTCGACCCCGCCGAACTGGCCGGCCTCATGGAGTCCCGCGAGGTGGTCCGGATGGTCACCATGCGCTCCACCATCCACACCCACACCGCGCACGACGCCCTCACCCTGCGCCCCCTCGTCCAGCCCGCCCGCGACCGCGAGGTCGACTACTTCCGCAAGGGGCTCGTGGGAGTGGACCTGGACCGGCTGGCCGACCGGGCCCGCGCCCTCGTCGACAGTGCGCCGCGCACCATGGCCGAGATCCGCGAGGACCTGCTGGAGGAGTGGCCCGACGCCGACCCGCAGTCCCTGTCCGTCGCGGCGCGCTGCCGGCTGCCACTGGTCCAGGTCACGCCCCGCGGGGTGTGGGGCCGCAGCGGACAGGTGCGGCTCACCACCGTCGAGAACTGGCTCGGCGAGCCCGCCGGCGCGGCGCAGCCCGTGGACGACGTCGTACTGCGCTACCTCGCCGCGTTCGGGCCCGCCTCCGTCAAGGACATGCAGACCTGGGCCGGGCTGACCCGGCTGCGCGAGGCCTTCGAGCGGCTGCGGCCCGGGCTGCTCGCCTTCCGCGACGAGAACGGCGTGGAGCTCTTCGACCTGCCCGACGCGCCCCGTCCCGACGCCGCCACCCCGGCGCCGCCGCGCTTCCTCCCGGAGTTCGACAACCTCCTGCTGTCGCACGCCGACCGGACCCGGGTGGTCGCCCCCGAGGTCAAGGGGCGCAGCTGGACCGGGAACCAGGCCCACTGCACCCTGCTCGTCGACGGGTTCCTCGCCGGCCTGTGGAAGCTGGAGGGCGCGGTGCTCACCGTCGAACTGTTCGACCGGGTGTCGAAAGCGGCCGAGGAGGAGATCGTCGCCGAGGGGGAGAAGCTGATCGCCGAGATGGGCGGTCCGCTCGACGGGAGCGAAGGGCCCGCCCCGTCCGTACGGTTCGCGCCGATCCGCCCCTGA
- a CDS encoding magnesium and cobalt transport protein CorA, with translation MPERPDRRPQPPSAAKRSGWRRPASPAAAPPSLPASAPPAAPAAPTPPDHRSVIDSAVYRDGHRVASPATLAETFRQLREEPDGMAWIGLHRPTEPELHSLAAEFNLHELAVEDALEAHQRPKLERYGDTLFVVLRAARYLDAQEEVDFAELHIFVGPDFLITVRHGSAPDLSAVRRRMEANPDLLALGPEAALYAILDAVVDGYAPVVEGVQTDIDEIETEVFRGDPAVSRRIYELSREMVEFQRATRPLVGMLHGLMAGFAKYGTDEELQRYLRDVADHVTHTSERVDGFRQALTEILTVNATLVSQQQNAEMRALAEAGFEQNEEIKKISSWAAILFAPTLVGTIYGMNFEDMPELKWAGGYPFAILLMAVVCVSLYVIFKKRDWL, from the coding sequence ATGCCGGAGCGTCCTGACCGCCGCCCCCAACCGCCGTCCGCCGCGAAGCGCTCGGGATGGCGGCGCCCCGCCTCCCCGGCCGCGGCGCCGCCCTCCCTACCGGCGTCCGCACCGCCGGCGGCTCCGGCCGCCCCGACTCCCCCGGACCACCGCAGCGTGATCGACTCCGCCGTCTACCGCGACGGCCACCGGGTCGCGTCCCCCGCCACCCTGGCCGAGACCTTCCGGCAGCTGCGCGAGGAGCCCGACGGCATGGCCTGGATCGGCCTGCACCGGCCGACGGAACCCGAACTGCACTCACTCGCAGCCGAGTTCAACCTCCACGAACTCGCCGTCGAAGACGCCCTCGAAGCCCATCAGCGCCCCAAGCTGGAGCGCTACGGCGACACCCTCTTCGTCGTCCTGCGCGCCGCCCGCTACCTCGACGCCCAGGAGGAGGTCGATTTCGCCGAGCTCCACATCTTCGTCGGCCCGGACTTCCTGATCACGGTCCGCCACGGCAGTGCCCCCGACCTCTCGGCGGTGCGCCGCCGCATGGAGGCGAACCCGGACCTCCTCGCCCTGGGCCCGGAGGCCGCGCTGTACGCCATCCTCGACGCGGTGGTCGACGGCTACGCCCCGGTCGTGGAGGGCGTCCAGACGGACATCGACGAGATCGAGACGGAAGTCTTCCGCGGCGACCCGGCGGTCTCCCGCCGCATCTACGAACTCTCCCGCGAGATGGTCGAGTTCCAGCGCGCGACCCGCCCCCTGGTCGGCATGCTCCACGGCCTGATGGCGGGCTTCGCGAAGTACGGCACGGACGAGGAACTCCAGCGCTACCTCCGCGACGTGGCGGACCACGTCACGCACACGAGCGAACGCGTCGACGGCTTCCGCCAGGCCCTGACCGAGATCCTCACGGTGAACGCCACCCTGGTCTCCCAGCAGCAGAACGCGGAAATGCGCGCCCTGGCCGAAGCCGGCTTCGAACAGAACGAGGAGATCAAGAAGATCTCCTCGTGGGCGGCGATTCTGTTTGCACCCACACTCGTGGGAACCATCTACGGCATGAACTTCGAAGACATGCCGGAACTGAAGTGGGCAGGCGGCTACCCCTTCGCGATCCTGCTGATGGCAGTGGTCTGCGTGAGCCTGTACGTCATCTTCAAGAAGCGCGACTGGCTGTAG
- a CDS encoding transposase family protein produces the protein MVIHPGALDLPHALVEWVAMLVVTREGARRCKLRPSQRAMVALVYLREHTTLAKIAAGFGISESAAHAYTRTVVDLLAERAPGLLKTLREHDPDFILLDGTLAECDRVGDGRADYSHKHRRHGVNVQVVTDPGGRLWLSPALPGRTHDLTAARTHRIIRICERQGVPILADLAYQGAGPWLTTGIKRKPLQELTPTEKTLNRALAAARAPVERGVASLKSWRIFRRSRCSPNRMTSIVKAILTLERQR, from the coding sequence TTGGTCATCCATCCTGGCGCACTTGACCTGCCGCATGCGCTCGTGGAGTGGGTCGCCATGCTGGTTGTCACTCGTGAGGGCGCCCGGCGCTGCAAGCTCCGTCCGTCCCAACGGGCGATGGTGGCACTGGTGTACCTACGAGAGCACACCACTCTGGCGAAGATCGCCGCCGGGTTCGGGATCAGCGAGTCCGCCGCCCACGCCTACACCCGCACGGTCGTCGACCTGCTCGCCGAACGAGCACCGGGTCTGCTCAAGACGCTGCGCGAGCACGATCCCGACTTCATCCTGCTCGACGGCACCCTCGCCGAGTGCGACCGGGTCGGCGACGGCCGGGCCGACTACTCCCACAAACACCGGCGCCACGGAGTGAACGTGCAGGTCGTCACCGACCCGGGCGGCCGGCTGTGGCTCTCGCCCGCCCTGCCGGGCCGCACACACGACCTGACCGCCGCCCGCACCCACCGGATCATCCGGATCTGCGAGCGCCAGGGCGTTCCCATCCTGGCCGATCTCGCCTACCAAGGCGCAGGACCGTGGCTGACGACCGGCATCAAACGCAAGCCACTCCAGGAACTCACTCCCACCGAGAAGACCCTCAACCGGGCGCTGGCCGCAGCACGAGCGCCCGTTGAACGCGGTGTCGCGAGCCTGAAGTCCTGGCGGATCTTCCGCAGGTCCCGGTGCAGCCCCAACCGCATGACGTCAATCGTCAAGGCCATCCTCACGCTGGAGCGGCAGCGCTGA
- a CDS encoding SMI1/KNR4 family protein, which translates to MTSDLVQDSWTRIDAWLREHAPRTFATLRPPAGGGEIAAAQQELGVTFPPDLVASLLRHNGALEGPEAFRFSTGDRLLGVSGILGDTAFMRGIDQGLDRETEGYWLYDYVKFGSYDVTSDGLLMDCRTGRDSFGVIGRFFDETGTSFGQANSLGEYLAELAGTLERGQDAGVVTFNGRLFWEARPPARPQYSADEPLPAPYEQLPELDLSYSPTDLLHVSHLDGHEELGALIAVLPYEQVVDAARKQLRRLAVETGLNNYPEVKTALDAWECGVALPQPDQTGPLALRLRAVLAQADTGRDHTRRWAAEKIALGIWGSPYRSVCESAETRSHFTLDWRADLHADLGNQPLPPIPDDRFWGTLRNPAIDSSWYAAQYSQDQD; encoded by the coding sequence ATGACATCAGACCTGGTCCAGGACTCATGGACTCGCATCGACGCGTGGCTGCGCGAGCACGCGCCCCGCACGTTTGCCACGCTTCGGCCGCCTGCAGGCGGCGGGGAGATCGCAGCAGCGCAACAGGAACTGGGGGTCACCTTTCCTCCGGACCTGGTCGCTTCACTCCTCCGGCACAACGGGGCGCTGGAGGGACCTGAGGCTTTCCGCTTCAGCACGGGCGACCGGCTGCTCGGAGTGAGCGGAATCCTCGGGGACACCGCGTTCATGCGTGGCATCGACCAGGGCCTCGACCGGGAGACCGAGGGCTACTGGCTTTACGATTACGTAAAGTTCGGTTCTTACGACGTGACGTCGGACGGTCTTCTGATGGATTGCCGTACCGGGCGGGACTCCTTCGGTGTGATCGGACGGTTCTTCGACGAGACCGGCACCAGTTTCGGGCAGGCCAACTCGCTGGGGGAGTATCTGGCCGAACTGGCCGGCACGCTTGAGCGCGGCCAGGACGCTGGTGTCGTCACCTTCAACGGCCGGCTGTTCTGGGAGGCGCGTCCGCCTGCCAGGCCGCAGTACAGTGCCGACGAGCCCCTTCCCGCACCGTATGAGCAGCTGCCAGAGCTGGACCTGTCCTACAGTCCCACCGACCTCCTCCACGTGAGCCACCTGGACGGGCATGAGGAACTCGGTGCGCTGATCGCAGTCCTGCCGTATGAGCAGGTGGTCGACGCCGCGCGGAAGCAGCTACGCAGACTGGCGGTCGAAACGGGTCTGAACAACTACCCGGAGGTCAAGACAGCCCTGGACGCGTGGGAGTGCGGTGTGGCCCTGCCGCAGCCTGACCAGACCGGCCCGCTCGCCTTGCGACTCCGCGCGGTGCTCGCACAGGCCGACACCGGCCGAGACCACACGCGCAGGTGGGCCGCGGAGAAGATAGCCCTCGGGATCTGGGGGTCCCCGTACAGGTCCGTGTGCGAGAGCGCGGAGACCCGGAGCCACTTCACTCTCGACTGGCGTGCGGATCTGCATGCGGACCTGGGCAATCAGCCCCTGCCGCCGATACCTGACGACCGATTCTGGGGGACGCTGCGCAACCCCGCCATCGACTCCAGTTGGTACGCGGCCCAGTACAGCCAAGATCAGGACTGA
- a CDS encoding site-specific integrase, translating into MRDEINPRYRIAVVVALGCGLRQGEVFGLSPRDIDFERCVIRVRRQVQLLSGRLYFALPKGGKTRIVDMPRSVATELAAYFLDHPAVDVELPWGGPEPDREKQSFPLVLTTTYGNAIRANIFNDEAWKPALAAAGVIPVREKGARWKASRKDGFHVLRHTYASVLLEAGESIVTLARWLGHSSPTITLDHCAHFMPEAGGKGRAAIDALLGTVPEYAPEALVSSHGRI; encoded by the coding sequence GTGCGGGACGAGATCAATCCTCGCTACCGGATCGCGGTCGTCGTCGCGCTGGGGTGTGGGCTGCGCCAGGGCGAGGTGTTCGGGCTGTCGCCGAGGGACATCGACTTCGAACGCTGCGTCATCCGAGTGCGCAGGCAGGTGCAACTCCTCTCAGGGCGCCTCTACTTCGCCCTGCCCAAGGGTGGCAAGACGCGCATCGTCGACATGCCCCGCTCGGTGGCCACGGAACTGGCCGCGTACTTCCTCGACCATCCGGCGGTCGACGTCGAGCTCCCCTGGGGCGGACCGGAGCCCGACCGGGAGAAGCAGAGCTTCCCGCTCGTCCTCACGACGACGTACGGCAACGCCATCCGCGCCAACATCTTCAACGATGAGGCCTGGAAGCCGGCTCTCGCAGCGGCAGGAGTCATTCCGGTACGGGAGAAGGGGGCACGGTGGAAGGCCTCCCGCAAGGACGGCTTCCACGTACTCCGACACACTTACGCCTCGGTCCTCCTCGAAGCGGGCGAGTCCATCGTCACGCTCGCCAGGTGGCTCGGTCACTCAAGTCCGACCATCACCCTGGACCACTGTGCCCACTTCATGCCCGAGGCCGGCGGCAAGGGTCGCGCGGCCATCGACGCACTGCTCGGCACGGTGCCCGAGTACGCACCTGAGGCCCTGGTCTCCTCTCACGGCCGCATCTGA